The proteins below are encoded in one region of Tomitella fengzijianii:
- a CDS encoding TlpA family protein disulfide reductase produces the protein MTRRAAGRSRRARFRPSAAAAILAAGVLLLSGCSTGSDAVAQGGSFEFVSPGGQTEIFYDPPSSRGTIGDISGASLMEDGATVGVDDYAGEVVVLNVWGQWCGPCRAEVPALESVFEATRDQGVQFLGIDVRDYNKGKAQHFFRTYDVSYPSIYDPPMRTLGALGNFPANVVPSTLVLDREHRVAAVFLKALTEEELQPVVERIAAEPQEAP, from the coding sequence ATGACGCGCCGGGCGGCCGGGCGTTCGCGGCGGGCACGGTTCCGGCCGAGCGCTGCCGCGGCCATCCTCGCCGCCGGGGTTCTTCTGCTCTCCGGCTGCTCCACGGGATCGGATGCGGTGGCCCAGGGCGGGTCGTTCGAGTTCGTCTCGCCGGGCGGCCAGACGGAGATCTTCTACGACCCGCCCTCCTCGCGCGGCACGATCGGCGACATCTCCGGGGCGTCGCTCATGGAAGACGGGGCCACCGTCGGCGTGGACGACTACGCGGGCGAGGTGGTCGTGCTCAACGTGTGGGGCCAGTGGTGCGGTCCGTGCCGCGCGGAGGTCCCCGCGCTGGAGTCCGTCTTCGAGGCGACGCGCGACCAGGGCGTGCAGTTCCTGGGCATCGACGTGCGCGACTACAACAAAGGCAAGGCCCAGCACTTCTTCCGCACTTATGACGTGAGCTACCCGTCGATCTACGATCCGCCCATGCGCACGCTGGGCGCGCTCGGGAACTTCCCCGCCAATGTCGTGCCCTCCACGCTGGTCCTCGACCGCGAGCACCGGGTGGCGGCGGTGTTCCTGAAGGCGCTCACAGAGGAGGAGTTGCAGCCGGTGGTCGAGCGGATCGCCGCAGAACCGCAGGAGGCGCCATGA
- a CDS encoding cytochrome c biogenesis CcdA family protein, producing the protein MTGQMLIAAGVEDNAFYAAATSGPLLLALAACVLAGLVSFASPCVVPLVPGYLSYLAGVAGAEAPVVSVSEARSGARRSGRLRVAGAAAMFVTGFTVVFVLLTATVFGAITVLGENRQLIERIGGVVTIAMGLVFIGFFPLLQRDTRRVPTRLTSLVGAPLLGAVFALGWTPCLGPTLTGVISVAAGTEGTTAARGVVLIVAYCIGLGLPFIVLAFGSEAALRGVGFLRRHARAIQVFGGIMMIAVGVALVTGLWGEFVGWIQAAFITDTVLPI; encoded by the coding sequence ATGACCGGTCAAATGCTCATCGCGGCCGGCGTGGAGGACAACGCCTTCTACGCCGCGGCGACCAGTGGTCCGCTCCTGTTGGCCCTGGCCGCCTGCGTCCTGGCGGGGCTGGTGTCGTTCGCGTCGCCGTGCGTGGTGCCGCTGGTGCCCGGATACCTGTCCTACCTGGCGGGCGTGGCAGGGGCGGAGGCGCCGGTGGTGTCGGTGTCCGAGGCCCGTTCGGGTGCGCGCAGGTCCGGCCGGTTGCGCGTCGCGGGCGCTGCGGCCATGTTCGTCACGGGGTTCACCGTGGTGTTCGTGCTGCTCACCGCCACCGTCTTCGGCGCGATCACCGTCCTCGGCGAGAATCGGCAGCTGATCGAGCGCATCGGTGGCGTCGTCACCATCGCGATGGGGCTGGTGTTCATCGGGTTCTTCCCGCTGCTGCAGCGGGATACGCGGCGCGTGCCGACGCGGCTGACGTCGCTCGTGGGCGCCCCTCTGCTGGGCGCGGTCTTCGCGCTCGGCTGGACGCCGTGCCTGGGTCCCACGCTCACCGGGGTGATCTCGGTGGCGGCCGGCACGGAGGGCACCACCGCGGCACGCGGCGTCGTGCTCATCGTCGCCTACTGCATCGGTTTGGGGTTGCCGTTCATCGTGTTGGCGTTCGGTTCCGAGGCGGCATTGCGGGGAGTGGGTTTCCTGCGCCGCCACGCCCGTGCCATCCAGGTCTTCGGCGGCATCATGATGATCGCCGTCGGCGTCGCGCTGGTGACGGGCCTGTGGGGCGAGTTCGTCGGGTGGATCCAGGCGGCCTTCATCACCGACACGGTACTGCCGATCTGA